Part of the Arthrobacter globiformis genome is shown below.
CCAGCTGTGGCCGACGACGTAGGTGGTGTTCCGGGATCCGGAACCGGGCATTCCGTACGGCGTGAGCCAATAGCCATCCAGGGACTCCGGAGGAACGATGGACTGCGATTCCACATCGCTGCTGCTGGGCTTCAGCGGGTGCACCGCGACGTCCATGCCAATGGCTGGATAGACAATGCGTTGCGGAGCAGATCCTGGACGGCTCCGCACCTCTGCTGTGGCCGCTTTGCCCGCCACAGCCGTGGGTTGGGCGGCCGGCCTGGCGTTGCCCGCAGGATTGGGTGCCGGGTCTGGCGATGCCGTAGCCGGTGCTGCCGCTGCCGCTGTCGACAGGGTGGGGACCTGACGGGCTGGCGGGTGCGTCACTGTGCCGGCGTACAGCAGCCAGGATCCCAACAGCCCCAAAAGGCAAACGGCCAGCACTGCCAGCTCGATGCGGCCGAATGTCAGCAAGCGACTGCCTCCTGGAAGCCGGAGACGGCTGCCTTGCCGGGTTCGTTCCTCTCGGCGTCGGCGTCCTTCCCGCTGCCGGCGATGCGCGGCCACATGACTCCTCTGGCTCAAAGGCCCTGTCCCCCGATTATCCAGTGCGGGCGCCTCGGGACTGAGGCACCCGCACTGGTCTTGTTATGCCTCCGGCTTCCTGGAACGGATTCCGCTCTTGACAAGCACCCCGGCGGCCAGCGCAGTGAACAGCCCCATCATCCCTGCCAGCCACGCCGGAATGCCGGCATCCGGTTCGGAACCCGCGCCGACGGCAGTCTGCACGTTGAAGCCGGCGTTGGCCGCGGAGGGGACAGGTGCGGCCGCGGCGGGTGCCGGTTGCACTGCCTGGGCAGCAGCCGCGGGCTTGACCACCGGCTTGGTGACTGGCTTCACGACAGGCTTCACGATGGGCGCAGCCACGGGCGGCTTAGCAACGGGCGGTTGCTCAGCCGGAGGCTGCTCAGCGGGAGGCTGTTCAACCGGAGGCTGCTCAGCGGGAGGCTGTTCAACCGGAGGCTGCTCAGCGGGAGGCTCCTCGTACGGCGGCTCCTCGTACGACGGCTCTTCATAGCCACCGCCCGGTCCCTCATTGCCACCGCCCGGTCCCTCATAGCCACCGCCCGGTCCCTCATTGCCACCCGGCCCCTCATTGCCGCAGTCGTCGTCACCGGCACCCGGGGATTGCTCAGCACCGACTGTCAGGCCGGAGTAGTCGCCACCGGAGCCGGGCACTTGGCAGGTGTGGCCCGAACCCCCTGCGTCGTCGCCGGGTTCGGCAAATGCAGCAGGAATTGAGGTTCCGAAGAATCCCACACCCACAAGAGCGGCCGTTGCTATTGCTCGTTTCATTTTTTGGTCCCTCCAGAGTCCAGTGCAAACTGACCGAACGGTGGCAGAGACCGATACTGATCCGCGCTGTATCTGATGGTTGTGACCGCGACGACCACTAGTGGTGGAGAACCCCGAACGCCATGCCAGTTTGCTTGTTTCTTTAGGGTAATTTCAGCGTTGATCAGCGTCCCGAGTAGCAGGTACCTGTTTGTGCAGCCTGCCCCCTACTTACCCGCCAGCAACATCACTCACTTGAGTATCAGCAGCACCAGTCCGGAACGGATAGTTATTGTGGACAGCTGCGGCTTCAGGCGCCCGCCGGTTCCTCGTACTTCGGGAACACCGGCGCGGGGGCGGGCAGGTCGGTGCCCGCGACGATCGGGATCGAGATGGCCGAGAACTCTCGGGCCGCCCCTTCCGGCTGGCCAAGGCACTCGAGCAACGAGGCGGAGGCAGTGGGCATGACCGGCTGGGCGAGGATCGAGACGATCCGCAGCACCTCGAGGGTCACGTACAGCACCGTCTGCATGCGTTCGACGTCGGTCTTCCGCAGCACCCACGGTGCCTGCTCGGCGAAGTACGCGTTGGTGTCCCCCAGTACCGTCCAGATCGCCTCGAGGGCACGGCTGAACTCCTGCTTTTCGAAGGCCGCACGTGCCTGCTCCAGCAGCGCGTTGGCCTGGCCCAGGATGGCAGCGTCCGCGTCCGTGAACGCGCCCGGCACAGGCACCCGGCCCTCGCAGTTCTTGGCCACCATGGACAGTGAGCGCTGCGCCAGGTTTCCGAAGTTGTTCGCCAGGTCCGAGTTCATCCGGCCGACGATGGCCTCGTGGTTGTAGCTGCCGTCCGCGCCGAACGGAACCTCACGGAGGAAGAAGAACCGGACCTGGTCCAGGCCGTACTGGGCCACGAAGTCCGCCGGGGCAACGACATTGCCCAGGGACTTGGACATCTTGACGCCGTTGTTGTGCAGGAACCCGTGGATCATGACCCGCTTGGGCAACTCGAGGCCGGCGCTCATGAGGAAGGCCGGCCAGTAGATGGCATGGAAGCGCGAGATGTCCTTGCCGATGATGTGGACATCGGCCGGCCAGTACCGCTTGAACGACTCGGATTCCACGTCCGGGTAGCCTGCGCCGGTGAGGTAGTTGGTCAGGGCGTCCACCCACACGTACATGACGTGCTTTTCATCGCCGGGAACGGGCACCCCCCAGTCGAAGGTGGTGCGGCTGATGGACAGGTCCTCGAGGCCGCGCTTAACGAAGCTGATGACCTCGTTGAACCGGGACTGCGGCGCGCCGAACTCGGGCTGTGCCTCGTACAGAGCCAGCAGCTTGTCCTGGTAGGCGGACAGCCGGAAGAAGTAGCTTTCCTCGGCGGTCCAGGTCACCGGGGTGTCGGTCTCCTTGGTGTACCGGGCGCCGTCCTCCTTCACTACGGTGTCGTCTTCACCGTAGTAGGCCTCGTCCCGCACGGAGTACCAGCCCTCATACTTGGACAGGTAGATGTCCCCGTTGGCTTCCATCTTCTTCCAGATGGCCTGCGAGGCGGTGTAGTGGTCCGCGTCCGTGGTGCGGATGAACCGGTCGTAGCTGATGCCGAGGGCGGCGTGTGCGGCCTTGTAGATTTCCGCGTTCCGGTCCACCAGTTCCTTGGGCGAGACGCCTTCCTTCTCCGCCGTCTGCGCGATCTTCAGCCCGTGCTCGTCCGTGCCGGTCAGGAACTTCACGTCGTAGCCATCGAGCCGCTTGAACCGGGCCATTGCATCAGTGGCGATGTACTCGTAGGCGTGGCCGATGTGCGGCACGCCGTTCGGGTAGGTGATGGCCGTAGTGATGTAGAAGGGGCTCTTGTCTGAGGAAGTCACGGCGGAACGTTACCTTTAGTGCGGAGGGATGGATCTAGATCAGTTCGGTCAGCGTATCGCTCAGCCGGACCAGTTCGTGGTCATGTGACGCCACGAGGACTGCAATGCCGTCGGACGTTGTGTCCTTGAGGATGCTGATGATGCGGTTGGCGGAGGCCCGGTCCAGGCTCGCCGTGGGCTCGTCCACCACCAGGACGCGGGTGCCCAGGATCAGGGCGCGGGCGATGGCGACGCGCTGGCGCTCACCGCCGGAGAGCTGCTCGGGACGGTGCCGCATGCGGCGGCCGAGGCCCACGAGGTCCAGGAGGTCCTTGGCCATCTCACGCCGCTGCTCCACCTCGCCGTCCGGAACCGCCGGGAGGAGCACGTTTTCAAGCGCGCTCATGCCGTCGATCAGGGCACCGCCCTGGTCAACATAGCCGATCAGGGCACGGCGGCGGTCGGCGATCTCGTCGTCGCTCATGGTTTCGAGCGAATCGCCCTCCCACAGCACCCGGCCCGACGTCGGCAGGGTCAGGCCCGCTCCGACGGTCAGGATGCTGGTCTTGCCCGAGCCGCTTCGGCCCGCCACGCAGTGCATCTCCCCCGCGTTCAGGGTGAGGTCAAAGCCCTCCACGACGCTGACGGCGTCGGAGCCGTTCTTGCCCCCGCCGTAGCGGATGGTGATGTTGCTCAGCTCCAGCGGGGTGGCGTGGTCGGCTTCCTTGACGATGGTGTTGGCCCGGGTCTGAACCGGGGTTTCAGCCTCTTTGTTCCCGCGCACGCGGCGAAGGTTCAGGTCGTTAGTCATTTGACCACTTTCGTTGCAATCGGAATCCAGCAGAGAACAGCCACGAGACCGGCCACGGCGGCCCACAGCGC
Proteins encoded:
- a CDS encoding ABC transporter ATP-binding protein produces the protein MTNDLNLRRVRGNKEAETPVQTRANTIVKEADHATPLELSNITIRYGGGKNGSDAVSVVEGFDLTLNAGEMHCVAGRSGSGKTSILTVGAGLTLPTSGRVLWEGDSLETMSDDEIADRRRALIGYVDQGGALIDGMSALENVLLPAVPDGEVEQRREMAKDLLDLVGLGRRMRHRPEQLSGGERQRVAIARALILGTRVLVVDEPTASLDRASANRIISILKDTTSDGIAVLVASHDHELVRLSDTLTELI
- a CDS encoding class F sortase encodes the protein MLTFGRIELAVLAVCLLGLLGSWLLYAGTVTHPPARQVPTLSTAAAAAPATASPDPAPNPAGNARPAAQPTAVAGKAATAEVRSRPGSAPQRIVYPAIGMDVAVHPLKPSSSDVESQSIVPPESLDGYWLTPYGMPGSGSRNTTYVVGHSWEGLDAPFNRLSTRAGRGDVFTVHTAAGQLKYRVDSVTTYTKSTLKDSPIWNVVPNRLVVISCYTADLWGKNVAVVASPAGP
- the metG gene encoding methionine--tRNA ligase; its protein translation is MTSSDKSPFYITTAITYPNGVPHIGHAYEYIATDAMARFKRLDGYDVKFLTGTDEHGLKIAQTAEKEGVSPKELVDRNAEIYKAAHAALGISYDRFIRTTDADHYTASQAIWKKMEANGDIYLSKYEGWYSVRDEAYYGEDDTVVKEDGARYTKETDTPVTWTAEESYFFRLSAYQDKLLALYEAQPEFGAPQSRFNEVISFVKRGLEDLSISRTTFDWGVPVPGDEKHVMYVWVDALTNYLTGAGYPDVESESFKRYWPADVHIIGKDISRFHAIYWPAFLMSAGLELPKRVMIHGFLHNNGVKMSKSLGNVVAPADFVAQYGLDQVRFFFLREVPFGADGSYNHEAIVGRMNSDLANNFGNLAQRSLSMVAKNCEGRVPVPGAFTDADAAILGQANALLEQARAAFEKQEFSRALEAIWTVLGDTNAYFAEQAPWVLRKTDVERMQTVLYVTLEVLRIVSILAQPVMPTASASLLECLGQPEGAAREFSAISIPIVAGTDLPAPAPVFPKYEEPAGA